The Dehalococcoidia bacterium region CACCTGAACGCCGGTTTTGAAACCATCTGTAAGCACGCGCCGGGCGGGGGTGCCGCAGGCCAAGCAGGCCACCGCATCCCACGTCGAGGCGAGGGCGATGCCAATGGTGTCCGGCGTTCGGCCATCGATGGCGACGATCGCGATGCCCAGCGCGGCCGGCACGGTCGCCGTCATAAGCATGGCCGCCTTCCTCCCTGCTTCGGTCAAGCAGCCCGGAGAACATTCTACGGAACCGAGGCTTCACCGGAAGTGCGGGAGAGCCAATTACCGTGATCAGTGACAGCTCAACCATGTGTACGCTGATGCACTTAACCGAGGGCTTTCGGCCACCACCGTCCGGCACATCCATGCGGTGGCAAAGAACTCGCTCAATGGGGCCGTGCGCAAGGGGCTAGCGGTGCGCAACGTCGCTGTGCAGGCGGACCCACCCCGCGCCCAGCACGCGGAGATGCACACGCTTACGCGCGAGCAGGTGACCACGCTGCTCGACGCGGCACAGGGACACCGTCTCGAAGCCCTGTTCGTCCTGGCCGTATGCACTGGCGCTCGCGAGGGCGAGTTGCTTGCGCTGCACTGGGCCGACATAGACCTCGACGGCAAGACGAGCGGCAAACGGCGCCCGCCGATAACCATCCGCTACACCTTGCCTCGTACGAAGGCTGAGGGCCTCGCGTTGCAAGACCCGAAGACGAAGGGTAGCCGGCGCGTCGTACCCCTGAGCGACGAAGCAGTAGCTTCCCTGCGCCGGCACAAGGCCGCACAGAACGCCGCGCGGCTCGCGGCCGGCGCGGCGTGGTCG contains the following coding sequences:
- a CDS encoding site-specific integrase; translation: MRNVAVQADPPRAQHAEMHTLTREQVTTLLDAAQGHRLEALFVLAVCTGAREGELLALHWADIDLDGKTSGKRRPPITIRYTLPRTKAEGLALQDPKTKGSRRVVPLSDEAVASLRRHKAAQNAARLAAGAAWSDMDLVFANEFGRFIEASNLLKRDFAPLLAQAGCPAIRFHDLRHTFATLALEAGVSVKQVSAMLGHQSIAITLDLYAHATERMEDRALAFVNNLFATRDGTG